A single region of the Malus sylvestris chromosome 8, drMalSylv7.2, whole genome shotgun sequence genome encodes:
- the LOC126633136 gene encoding origin of replication complex subunit 2 encodes MEMNDGENEEFGFSRNYFLAKELRGSGKKSQSKLSDIDIVDEQELVAAAAQIEPKHEKEVKDLMNSYKSSYPEWAFELRCGLGLLMYGFGSKKALLEDFASTSLTDYSVLVVNGYLQGINIKQVVVALAELLWDQLKTKRTPSRSSSKVQQPFSSRSMDDLLAFLDGSEDTTNECIVCVVIHNIDGPGLRDSETQQCLARVASCSHIRIAASIDHVNAPLLWDKKMVHTQFNWCWHHVPTFAPYKVEGMLIPLILAHGNTTQSAKGATIVLQSLTSNAQSVFKVLAEYQLSHSNEEGMPIDNLYATCRERFLVSSQLTLNSHLTEFKDHELVKTKRNSDGQDCLHIPLTNEALEKLLADLSQ; translated from the exons ATGGAGATGAACGACGGCGAGAACGAAGAGTTTGGGTTCTCCAGAAACTACTTTCTGGCAAAGGAGCTCCGCGGCTCTGGCAAGAAATCGCAATCTAAGCTCTCGGATATCGATATCGTCGATGAACAG GAACTGGTTGCGGCGGCGGCTCAAATCGAACCCAAACATGAGAAAGAGGTGAAGGATTTGATGAACAGTTACAAGAGTTCGTACCCAGAATGGGCGTTTGAACTGAG ATGTGGTCTTGGCCTTCTTATGTATGGATTTGGATCTAAGAAGGCCTTGCTTGAAGATTTTGCTTCAACATCGTTGACGGATTATTCTGTGCTTGTTGTCAACGGCTATCTTCAGGGAATAAATATAAAACAG GTTGTGGTAGCCTTAGCTGAACTTCTGTGGGatcaattgaaaaccaaaaggacTCCTTCTAGAAGCTCGTCAAAAGTGCAACAACCATTTAGTTCTAGGTCCATGGATGATCTTCTTGCATTTTTGGATGGATCGGAAGATACAACAAACGAATGTATAGTATGTGTTGTCATTCACAACATTGATGGACCTGGATTAAGGGACTCAGAAACCCAACAGTGTCTTGCACGAGTTGCTTCTTGTTCTCATATTCGCATTGCGGCCTCTATCGATCATGTCAATGCACCTCTTT TGTGGGACAAGAAGATGGTTCACACACAATTCAACTGGTGCTGGCATCACGTTCCTACCTTTGCGCCATACAAGGTCGAAGGAATGCTCATTCCACTGATTCTTGCACATGGAAATACCACCCAAAGTGCCAAAGGTGCTACAATAGTTTTGCAGAGTTTGACATCCAATGCTCAGAGCGTGTTCAAAGTTCTTGCAGAATATCAACTATCCCACTCAAACGAAGAAG GGATGCCGATTGATAATCTGTACGCAACCTGTCGAGAGCGGTTCCTCGTGAGCAGCCAGCTTACGCTCAACTCCCATTTGACGGAATTCAAAGATCATGAATTGGTGAAGACCAAAAGGAATTCTGATGGCCAGGATTGCTTGCACATCCCTCTCACAAATGAGGCACTTGAAAAACTGCTAGCAGACCTGAGTCAATGA